In one Dermacentor variabilis isolate Ectoservices chromosome 4, ASM5094787v1, whole genome shotgun sequence genomic region, the following are encoded:
- the LOC142579855 gene encoding fumonisin B1 esterase-like — protein sequence MTIEAEGAVNPESAAESPAEAAVTSQKGKSLDELVVGLSSNDELKPIDGVPIIETKAADAVSAPQKEQPQEELEAIEDEGVVKVESLPELPKSPTTRFWARWFKKGSFTPNFGKQRTEETEMNEKETQDENQGKKNENHAGDENHKDSKGSPPNGDGSGELGKNDGDGQNVKSSSSSTDVTIPIGDAETGAKPDEKQADESVPEKLPLRERFALYRRKRYLLVGAAIGLLFFVTVILVGTALSGGGFGYDDDDWNIPVAATDCGLVEGHIEESAFVFRGIPYALPPVGEHRWKPPRAFQSISECWSGTKQVHKFAPRCPQKKAPGVRFNTSEDCLYLNVYTPSMSKRGLRPVLIVLPGASFMGMGEEDIFLEPSPGLARTHDAVVVTFEYRRSAFGFLALDLLSKGVRPPTSGNYGFLDQVAVLKWVQRNIRQFNGDPNRVVVFGHGAGATSALLLATSVETKGLLSRVWATGASVNFPNQTVEEAARNNLEFLANINCTSLSCLHQKTADEVIAAVPVSWYDSVSAQLPRKNEMTAPSLVVVDGVFLKDFVYDLWAAENFTRVPVVIGSNLQEFSSRRGLPLADQVDSAELSSYVRDRLGAIDPKLAEKVLQMYVRNDTMPAEQLHTMISDVRVTCPLELLTGDFINATEGVKSAHFYIVDYSPNVSLSFSTNAEPTRLAQHGLDVAAIFGKMSSAAGSSEMHRNDLQFEHNLQKLFHSFVHAGTPSLGSQPLKESPFVNYISANVRSRASQHEPCASWGEFGVFPEYAKKN from the exons ATGACGATTGAAGCAGAGGGAGCAGTAAATCCTGAGTCGGCAGCCGAGTCTCCGGCTGAGGCCGCTGTCACGAGCCAGAAGGGCAAAAGCCTGGATGAGCTTGTAGTTGGGCTCAGCTCAAACGACGAACTCAAGCCCATCGATGGAGTTCCCATCATAGAGACAAAGGCTGCCGATGCCGTCTCTGCTCCACAGAAAGAGCAGCCACAGGAAGAACTCGAAGCCATAGAAGACGAGGGTGTGGTGAAAGTCGAATCTCTGCCAGAACTACCAAAATCGCCTACAACTCGCTTCTGGGCTAG gtggTTCAAGAAAGGCAGCTTCACACCCAACTTTGGCAAGCAGCGCACAGAGGAAACAGAAATGAATGAGAAAGAGACCCAGGACGAAAATCAGggcaagaaaaatgaaaaccaTGCAGGCGATGAGAATCACAAGGACAGCAAGGGGTCCCCGCCAAATGGTGATGGTAGCGGCGAGCTAGGCAAGAACGACGGTGATGGCCAAAACGTGAAATCGTCCTCCAGTTCCACAGATGTCACCATCCCCATTGGCGATGCTGAAACGGGTGCCAAGCCAGATGAGAAACAGGCTGACGAGAGTGTGCCTGAAAAACTGCCGCTACGCGAACGTTTCGCCCTGTATCGACGTAAGCGCTACCTCCTTGTCGGGGCAGCCATTGGCCTCTTGTTCTTCGTCACCGTAATCCTGGTGGGAACGGCCCTCTCTGGCGGAGGGTTCggctacgacgacgacgactggaACATTCCCGTAGCTGCCACAGACTGCGGTCTAGTTGAAGGCCACATAGAAGAGAGTGCATTCGTCTTCCGGGGAATTCCCTATGCTCTTCCACCTGTTGGCGAGCACCGCTGGAAACCTCCAAGAGCCTTCCAGAGTATCAGTGAGTGCTGGTCCGGAACAAAGCAGGTGCACAAGTTTGCGCCCCGGTGCCCCCAGAAGAAGGCGCCCGGAGTGCGTTTCAACACGAGTGAGGATTGCCTCTACCTGAACGTCTACACACCGTCCATGTCCAAGCGGGGCCTCCGGCCTGTTCTTATTGTGCTACCGGGTGCATCATTCATGGGTATGGGAGAAGAGGACATCTTCCTAGAGCCGAGTCCGGGGCTTGCACGCACGCACGATGCTGTGGTGGTAACGTTTGAATACCGGCGCAGCGCATTCGGCTTCTTGGCATTGGACCTCCTCTCCAAGGGAGTGAGGCCACCAACATCTGGGAACTACGGCTTCCTGGACCAAGTGGCTGTGCTCAAGTGGGTGCAGCGCAACATCCGTCAGTTCAATGGAGATCCCAACCGG GTGGTCGTGTTTGGCCATGGTGCGGGAGCCACATCTGCCCTgctcctggcaacgtcagtggaAACCAAGGGCCTCCTCAGCAGAGTCTGGGCCACAGGTGCATCTGTGAACTTTCCCAACCAGACTGTCGAGGAGGCTGCACGCAACAACCTTGAGTTTCTGGC GAATATCAACTGCACCAGCCTCTCCTGCCTTCACCAGAAGACAGCCGATGAGGTGATAGCAGCCGTGCCAGTGTCATGGTACGACAGTGTGTCTGCGCAGCTACCACGCAAGAACGAAATGACAGCACCGAGCCTGGTTGTTGTTGATG GTGTTTTCCTCAAGGATTTTGTCTATGACCTGTGGGCAGCTGAGAACTTCACCCGGGTGCCTGTTGTAATAG GTTCTAACCTGCAGGAGTTCTCCTCCCGGCGGGGGCTCCCCCTGGCTGACCAAGTGGACAGTGCGGAGCTGAGCTCTTACGTCAGGGACCGGCTGGGGGCCATTGACCCCAAGCTGGCTGAAAAGGTGCTGCAGATGTACGTGCGCAACGACACGATGCCAGCCGAGCAGCTGCACACAATG ATCTCAGATGTTCGTGTGACCTGCCCACTGGAGCTACTGACTGGCGACTTCATCAATGCAACCGAAGGGGTGAAATCTGCGCACTTCTACATTGTCGACTACTCGCCAAATGTGTCACTCTCTTTCTCCACAAATGCCGAGCCGACCAGGCTCGCGCAGCATGGGCTGGATGTGGCAGCCATCTTTGGCAAGATGTCATCTGCTGCGGGCTCGTCGGAGATGCACCGCAATGACCTGCAGTTTGAGCACAATCTGCAGAAGCTCTTCCACAGCTTCGTGCATGCAGGCACACCCTCCCTCGGCTCGCAGCCCCTGAAGGAGAGCCCGTTCGTCAACTACATCAGTGCTAACGTGCGCAGCCGGGCATCCCAGCACGAGCCGTGTGCCAGTTGGGGGGAGTTTGGCGTGTTCCCCGAGTATGCCAAGAAGAACTGA